The following proteins come from a genomic window of Phycisphaerae bacterium:
- a CDS encoding DNA cytosine methyltransferase, whose protein sequence is MDRKKGRFTAVDLFCGVGGMSLGFEQAGFKILAGFDSNPINVTSYAHNFPKGHAFEADLSRITGPEIRRLVGLKKKDRIDVLFGGPPCQGISVIGKREIADRRNGLLFHFARLVRQLQPRYFVVENVGGLVLGEARSLLESFVRRAKLAGYHVQDVDVLCASDFGVPQRRERVFIFGCLKRLDLPAYPSPCNPASAVWGTRKPTVWSAIGDIPDVDRFEYLLEKDELIDPLGQPRAYAAVLRGNVDDPKDHAPARRFSSRKLGGCLRTIHSKETVKRFAYTEPGTSEPTSRYFRLEKTGKANTLRAGTGPDYGSYTAARPIHPVHPRCITVREAARLHSFPDWFSFHPTKWHGFQQVGNSVPPLFARAVAREIVAVLRAGNTA, encoded by the coding sequence TGTCGCTCGGCTTCGAGCAAGCTGGTTTCAAGATACTTGCCGGGTTCGACTCGAATCCAATCAACGTAACATCCTACGCCCATAATTTTCCAAAGGGTCATGCCTTCGAAGCCGATCTTTCAAGAATTACCGGGCCAGAGATTCGTCGACTCGTGGGGCTTAAGAAGAAGGATCGCATAGATGTTCTGTTTGGCGGCCCGCCATGCCAAGGCATTTCAGTTATTGGCAAGAGGGAAATTGCGGATCGCCGCAACGGACTACTATTCCATTTCGCCAGATTGGTTCGCCAGTTGCAACCTCGTTACTTTGTGGTCGAAAACGTGGGAGGCCTTGTGCTGGGGGAGGCGCGATCACTGCTCGAGTCTTTTGTCCGGCGGGCCAAACTCGCCGGGTATCACGTACAGGATGTTGACGTTCTTTGCGCGAGCGATTTCGGTGTCCCCCAGCGTCGAGAACGAGTGTTTATCTTCGGATGTCTCAAACGTCTGGACCTTCCGGCCTACCCAAGTCCTTGCAATCCAGCGTCGGCAGTTTGGGGGACACGCAAGCCCACTGTATGGAGCGCAATCGGAGATATTCCAGATGTAGATCGATTTGAGTACCTCTTGGAGAAAGACGAGCTGATTGATCCGCTCGGACAACCGCGCGCATATGCAGCCGTCTTAAGAGGAAACGTCGACGATCCCAAAGATCATGCTCCAGCACGCAGGTTTTCCTCGCGTAAGCTCGGCGGGTGCCTTCGTACGATTCACTCCAAAGAGACGGTGAAACGATTCGCTTATACGGAACCAGGAACGAGCGAACCAACAAGTCGATATTTCCGCCTTGAGAAGACCGGAAAGGCGAACACATTGCGGGCCGGGACCGGTCCGGACTACGGTTCATATACGGCTGCGCGTCCGATCCATCCCGTTCATCCGCGGTGCATCACGGTAAGAGAGGCCGCCAGGTTACACTCTTTCCCAGACTGGTTTAGTTTTCACCCCACAAAGTGGCACGGCTTTCAGCAGGTTGGGAATTCCGTACCGCCGCTATTCGCGCGCGCGGTTGCGCGCGAGATTGTCGCGGTGCTTCGGGCCGGGAACACCGCGTAG
- a CDS encoding ATP-binding protein, giving the protein MTRRTYEDVPAHPVKSFFVHMLTRDISVSDAILDLLDNCVDGIIRKTKGKRSGTTPYKGYKAQIDIGKDSFSIHDNCGGIPWNLHEYAFRMGRAKADQDAGLPVVGTYGIGMKRAIFKIGKSCLIQTQNGKDAYDVELSPSWMKDENQWTIPVEAAKTRMKEDGTTIVIEKLNKGVSELFGDNAKSFRRDFEAQVASHYAFIISKGFSVEVNGRPVSPLPTKLAFEKSNKTKAIRPFVYTTHTNGVDVFMAVGFTRPIPSEEEIAAEQVEARYSTLDAGWTVVCNDRAVLYCDRTELTGWGEAGVPKYHTQFIAISGVVEFRSNDASRLPTTTTKRGIDAASPLYLQVKNKMREGMALFTNYTNKWKGRELVQQARAQIDSAAPAGIEEIKQRVAKLRLTHVKSRLRGRQYKPTLPMPSHTAGDTRRISYSKPLGEVEQVSDYLFDDDGQTPSVVGERCFDEILKEAKQ; this is encoded by the coding sequence ATGACGCGACGCACTTACGAAGACGTACCAGCGCATCCCGTGAAGTCCTTCTTCGTCCACATGCTTACGCGGGACATTTCGGTTTCCGATGCCATCCTCGATCTACTTGACAATTGTGTCGATGGGATAATCCGCAAGACCAAGGGTAAACGATCGGGAACGACTCCGTACAAGGGCTACAAGGCGCAGATTGACATAGGCAAGGACTCCTTCAGCATACACGATAACTGTGGCGGCATTCCTTGGAACCTACACGAGTACGCATTTCGCATGGGGCGCGCCAAGGCGGATCAGGATGCGGGTCTGCCTGTGGTTGGCACATATGGGATCGGAATGAAGAGAGCCATTTTCAAGATCGGGAAGAGCTGCCTGATTCAAACGCAGAATGGCAAAGATGCATACGACGTTGAACTCTCGCCTTCGTGGATGAAAGATGAAAACCAGTGGACCATCCCCGTTGAAGCCGCCAAGACGCGCATGAAAGAGGACGGCACCACGATCGTCATCGAGAAACTCAATAAGGGCGTCTCAGAACTGTTTGGTGACAACGCGAAGTCCTTTCGTCGCGATTTTGAGGCACAGGTAGCCAGTCATTATGCTTTCATCATAAGCAAAGGCTTTTCCGTAGAAGTCAACGGACGTCCAGTTTCGCCGTTGCCAACGAAGCTTGCCTTCGAAAAGTCCAACAAGACAAAGGCGATTCGGCCTTTTGTATACACGACTCACACAAATGGCGTCGATGTATTCATGGCTGTCGGGTTCACCAGGCCAATTCCCTCAGAGGAAGAAATCGCCGCGGAGCAAGTCGAGGCGCGCTATTCCACGCTCGACGCCGGTTGGACGGTCGTGTGCAATGACCGGGCAGTGCTCTACTGTGATCGCACCGAACTGACCGGCTGGGGTGAAGCCGGCGTGCCAAAGTACCATACACAATTCATTGCGATTTCCGGAGTAGTCGAGTTCAGGAGCAACGACGCTTCGCGACTGCCAACCACGACAACCAAGAGAGGAATTGACGCGGCGTCCCCCTTGTACCTTCAAGTAAAAAACAAGATGCGCGAAGGTATGGCACTGTTCACGAATTACACTAATAAGTGGAAGGGCCGCGAACTGGTACAACAGGCGAGGGCACAGATAGACAGCGCAGCGCCCGCGGGTATTGAAGAAATCAAACAGAGGGTCGCCAAACTGCGACTGACCCATGTAAAGTCGCGCTTGCGAGGTCGGCAATACAAGCCAACGTTGCCAATGCCCTCGCATACAGCAGGAGACACGCGACGAATCAGTTATTCGAAGCCACTTGGCGAGGTTGAGCAAGTCTCGGATTATTTGTTTGACGACGATGGACAGACACCATCCGTGGTTGGCGAGCGGTGCTTTGACGAGATACTCAAGGAGGCGAAACAATGA
- a CDS encoding O-methyltransferase, whose translation MRHPAYQLRPYKAVDRALLIDILTRLDGYATFSSSETDYTYYSLGGPFLEDFRLIQQRFPDIALVSIESDHHTFRRQKFHRPSKRIRLVRKSLSDFIAEMSDSGPSIFWLDYIDNTYARFDEFMKLLSQVGERSIVKVTLRAEMQDWRLNTEEKEKALSKEVADLLEKRFLEDFRIQYSNVAPTAVEPSMFRENRFPKLLQDMLQIAAEKALPAGTGLIFQPLASTRYSDKTQMLSLVGIVCSPGDRNEISDRLKTWRFANLDWSDPALISLPVLSIKERLHLDKYLPETKPDGKSLVKALGYNVDDDRKSSVEMMAQYSACHSHYPHFARVMV comes from the coding sequence ATGAGGCACCCAGCTTACCAACTCCGTCCGTACAAGGCCGTAGATCGAGCGCTCCTTATAGACATTCTTACTAGGCTGGATGGATATGCTACGTTTTCATCATCGGAGACCGACTACACGTACTACTCACTGGGGGGACCGTTTCTCGAAGATTTTCGACTAATCCAACAGCGTTTCCCCGACATTGCATTGGTCTCTATCGAGAGTGACCACCATACCTTCAGACGGCAGAAATTTCATCGCCCATCGAAGCGCATTCGACTTGTTCGCAAATCGCTTTCCGACTTCATTGCTGAGATGTCCGATAGCGGGCCATCCATTTTTTGGCTGGACTACATTGATAATACCTACGCTCGTTTCGATGAATTCATGAAGCTGCTATCGCAGGTGGGAGAGAGGAGCATCGTAAAGGTCACACTCCGTGCCGAAATGCAAGACTGGCGTTTGAATACAGAAGAAAAGGAAAAGGCTCTATCAAAAGAGGTGGCGGATCTATTGGAGAAGCGGTTCTTGGAGGACTTTAGGATACAGTACTCGAATGTTGCGCCAACAGCGGTTGAGCCGAGTATGTTCCGTGAAAACCGCTTCCCGAAGCTCCTTCAGGATATGCTTCAGATTGCTGCGGAGAAGGCGTTGCCGGCAGGGACCGGGCTCATATTTCAGCCATTAGCGTCTACCCGATACAGCGACAAGACGCAGATGCTCAGTTTGGTTGGAATTGTTTGCAGTCCAGGGGACCGCAATGAGATTAGCGACCGCTTGAAAACGTGGCGATTTGCGAATCTGGATTGGAGCGATCCAGCATTGATCTCATTGCCTGTACTTAGCATAAAAGAGAGGCTTCATCTAGATAAGTATCTTCCGGAAACAAAGCCTGACGGAAAATCGCTCGTCAAGGCGCTCGGCTATAACGTCGATGATGACCGAAAATCGTCCGTCGAAATGATGGCACAGTACAGTGCGTGCCATTCGCACTATCCGCATTTTGCCCGCGTGATGGTTTGA
- a CDS encoding Fic family protein — MTYIHEQPDWPKFTWDSDALAAPLAAVRHKQGRLLGKMEALGFDLRAEATLTVLTSDVVKSSAIEGEMLNPEEVRSSIARRLGLDAAGLPKAGRDVEGVVEMMLDATRKFESPLTKKRLFDWHASLFPTGRTGMRGITVGAWRPKEAGPMQVVSGPYGREKVHFEAPEADRLNSEMTGFIKWFNAPVSVDPVLKAALAHFWFVTIHPFEDGNGRIARAIADMTLARADGTKDRFYSMSSQIEAERKNYYLELERAQRGHVDITRWLDWFLGCLGRALDGAEAALGAVLYKARLWQRINRRPVNDRQRLVINRLLNGFKGFLTTSKYAKLAKCSTDTALRDIQELLEKGIIAQNAGGGRSTSYRLADAEKVLA, encoded by the coding sequence ATGACCTACATTCACGAACAGCCTGATTGGCCAAAGTTTACTTGGGACAGCGATGCGCTCGCCGCCCCTTTGGCGGCCGTACGACATAAACAAGGCCGGTTGCTCGGTAAAATGGAAGCGTTGGGTTTCGACTTGCGCGCGGAAGCGACCCTTACCGTGCTCACCAGCGATGTCGTTAAGTCTTCCGCCATCGAAGGGGAAATGCTCAACCCCGAGGAGGTGCGCTCGTCGATCGCCCGAAGACTCGGCCTCGACGCGGCGGGGCTTCCGAAGGCAGGCCGGGATGTCGAGGGCGTAGTCGAAATGATGCTCGACGCGACTCGCAAATTCGAGTCGCCGCTCACCAAGAAACGACTCTTCGACTGGCACGCCTCGCTTTTCCCGACCGGGCGCACCGGCATGCGCGGGATCACCGTCGGTGCTTGGCGTCCCAAGGAAGCCGGGCCGATGCAAGTCGTCTCCGGGCCGTATGGCCGTGAGAAGGTCCATTTCGAGGCACCGGAGGCGGATCGCCTCAATTCCGAAATGACCGGCTTCATCAAGTGGTTCAACGCGCCGGTGTCGGTTGACCCGGTGCTTAAGGCCGCGCTCGCGCATTTCTGGTTCGTCACCATCCATCCGTTTGAGGATGGCAATGGCCGAATCGCGCGCGCCATCGCAGACATGACCCTTGCCCGCGCCGACGGCACGAAAGACCGCTTCTACAGCATGTCGTCGCAAATTGAGGCGGAGCGGAAGAACTACTATTTGGAATTGGAAAGAGCGCAGCGCGGCCACGTGGACATCACGCGCTGGCTGGATTGGTTCTTGGGCTGCCTGGGCCGCGCACTAGATGGCGCGGAGGCGGCGCTTGGCGCGGTGCTCTACAAAGCGAGGTTGTGGCAGCGAATCAATCGCCGGCCGGTCAACGACCGGCAGCGATTGGTCATCAATCGTTTGCTAAACGGATTTAAGGGATTCCTTACGACCTCGAAGTACGCCAAGCTCGCTAAGTGCTCGACGGACACGGCGCTGCGGGACATTCAGGAACTACTGGAAAAAGGCATCATCGCACAGAACGCCGGGGGGGGCCGAAGTACGAGCTACCGATTAGCCGATGCGGAGAAGGTTTTGGCGTAA
- a CDS encoding ATP-binding cassette domain-containing protein: MAFSTVNTMESTHDESVALRGVTFGYERTSPILRNTDLQIERGSWTVIMGGIGTGKSTILRLMACLLKPWAGTVHVNARDIGFMFQEDGLLPWLSSEGNAAMPRRIRGQNQKECLADALQALEQANASNCIGRFPHELSAGMKKRVELARLILSGADLWLLDEPCESLDLPSRLDLLDLLVERRRIQESTIVMVSHSLDDALRNGTRIVLLSMGQGIKYDRLLPGDVPRSPDDPALQVIRRDIIDVLRDTHATASPR, encoded by the coding sequence GTGGCTTTTTCTACGGTAAACACAATGGAATCAACGCATGATGAGTCTGTCGCACTGCGCGGCGTGACGTTCGGCTACGAACGGACATCGCCCATACTTCGGAACACCGATCTTCAAATTGAGCGTGGTAGCTGGACCGTTATCATGGGTGGTATCGGGACGGGCAAAAGCACAATATTACGGCTAATGGCCTGCCTTTTGAAGCCGTGGGCGGGAACCGTGCATGTGAATGCACGAGACATTGGGTTCATGTTCCAGGAGGATGGACTTCTTCCTTGGTTGTCATCGGAAGGCAATGCAGCGATGCCTCGCCGGATTCGTGGTCAGAATCAGAAAGAATGTCTTGCGGATGCACTACAAGCACTTGAGCAGGCGAACGCTTCAAATTGCATCGGTAGGTTCCCGCACGAACTCTCGGCGGGAATGAAAAAGCGCGTGGAACTTGCCCGCCTGATTCTCTCCGGCGCTGATTTATGGCTGCTGGACGAACCCTGCGAGTCCCTGGACCTGCCTAGTCGCCTTGACCTTCTGGATTTACTTGTTGAACGGCGGCGCATCCAAGAGTCAACAATTGTCATGGTCTCCCACAGTCTTGATGACGCGCTGCGAAATGGGACACGGATTGTGCTTCTGTCGATGGGACAGGGGATAAAATACGATCGCCTCCTGCCTGGAGACGTACCACGCTCGCCCGACGATCCGGCTCTGCAAGTTATTCGACGAGACATCATTGATGTGCTGCGCGATACACATGCGACCGCTTCGCCGCGCTAG
- a CDS encoding ABC transporter permease subunit: MTARLKNRLERLAWFAMIVAAVVAAMAHYRTIGDAFSFIAHSPAFPLWRFADSGQPYAIGIGNSLAYTFARVVLGTVVGFANGVMVGVVASQFPYFGRRLNAIFLLLAPLAPIIWMPFFMILTGIGEVTCLLTVALGSVFVAAIVAYYLATNVRQRYFEILAVMGASPMQVLRFVTFPSMAPMLLLLLRLNFFAGWMAVLAAEMAGIDQGLGTLLMLGRSLGNTSVMLLAALLIAMTAIALDRSIIAIARVLVARRYGAWLFLR; encoded by the coding sequence ATGACAGCCCGCCTTAAGAACCGATTGGAGCGACTCGCGTGGTTTGCGATGATCGTCGCCGCGGTTGTCGCGGCAATGGCACATTACCGCACAATCGGCGACGCGTTCTCGTTCATCGCGCACAGCCCCGCTTTTCCTCTTTGGAGGTTTGCCGACTCGGGCCAACCCTACGCAATTGGAATCGGGAACTCGCTTGCGTATACGTTCGCGAGGGTTGTCCTGGGCACGGTGGTCGGCTTTGCTAACGGAGTGATGGTCGGCGTCGTTGCTTCTCAGTTTCCGTATTTTGGCCGTCGCCTGAATGCGATTTTTCTATTGCTCGCTCCACTAGCGCCCATCATCTGGATGCCGTTTTTTATGATTCTCACTGGCATCGGTGAGGTTACATGCCTCCTCACAGTTGCGCTTGGGTCCGTATTCGTCGCGGCAATCGTTGCCTATTACTTGGCTACTAATGTTCGTCAGAGGTATTTTGAAATTCTGGCTGTCATGGGGGCATCCCCTATGCAGGTTCTCCGCTTCGTGACGTTTCCCTCCATGGCGCCAATGTTGCTCCTGTTGCTCAGGCTCAATTTCTTCGCTGGGTGGATGGCGGTTCTGGCGGCCGAGATGGCTGGCATCGATCAAGGCTTGGGTACCCTTCTCATGCTGGGCCGCTCACTGGGGAATACCTCCGTCATGTTGCTCGCCGCCCTGCTGATCGCAATGACTGCTATCGCATTGGATCGCTCAATTATCGCAATCGCGCGGGTCCTTGTAGCCCGGAGATATGGTGCGTGGCTTTTTCTACGGTAA
- a CDS encoding ABC transporter substrate-binding protein, which yields MKKLISLACVLVVGLAAAFIWRASVSREAETITVARCVGYCNLPLLLASEQAQGSARAKNGVHITLKYIGNPADHAVALASAGGPIASVTPFTNVAAAYGSGKPLRIIAGSGMNGLALVGRADIHDLTSLKGRKIGTYRGDTLEALAYGTLEQAGLVGQVELIYFTDPFESLTALRSGKVDAITHVEPFVSQLVSEGMNRLATGEGLWHTDHPDCVLVTTESHIRNDRVVLKALIRQMVQAQHDIESDLSTVSQRIAQPFYKMPPEELMKAVQSQFPAIDIRGLKGFVIAKSQFLVKLGYIPAPADDRLFDFSLLEEVIKENPELFATLKKKYGTVP from the coding sequence ATGAAAAAACTGATTTCCTTGGCCTGCGTCCTTGTTGTTGGTCTGGCGGCTGCGTTTATTTGGCGTGCGTCGGTCAGTCGCGAGGCTGAAACGATCACTGTGGCCCGCTGTGTAGGATACTGCAATCTTCCACTACTCCTCGCCTCAGAACAGGCGCAAGGATCGGCCCGAGCAAAGAACGGAGTGCACATCACCCTTAAGTACATCGGAAATCCTGCCGACCACGCCGTCGCGCTGGCCAGCGCGGGCGGTCCGATCGCCAGCGTTACGCCGTTCACGAACGTCGCGGCTGCCTACGGGAGCGGCAAACCACTCAGAATCATTGCTGGAAGCGGAATGAACGGCCTCGCGCTTGTCGGTAGGGCCGACATCCATGACCTAACATCGCTGAAGGGCCGCAAAATCGGGACATATCGCGGAGACACTCTTGAGGCGCTCGCTTATGGCACTCTTGAGCAAGCCGGGCTCGTCGGACAGGTTGAACTCATCTACTTTACAGACCCATTCGAGTCCTTGACCGCACTCCGAAGCGGGAAGGTTGACGCGATAACCCATGTCGAGCCTTTTGTTTCTCAGCTTGTTTCAGAGGGAATGAATCGGCTCGCGACGGGGGAAGGTCTATGGCACACAGATCATCCGGACTGTGTCTTGGTTACGACCGAGTCGCATATCCGTAACGATCGCGTCGTGCTCAAGGCGCTGATTCGGCAAATGGTCCAGGCGCAACATGATATCGAGTCAGATCTGTCAACGGTATCGCAGCGAATTGCCCAGCCGTTTTACAAAATGCCGCCCGAAGAACTGATGAAAGCGGTGCAATCGCAATTTCCAGCGATCGATATTCGCGGGCTCAAGGGTTTCGTAATCGCCAAGAGTCAATTCCTTGTCAAACTTGGCTACATTCCAGCCCCTGCCGATGATCGGCTGTTTGACTTTTCGCTGCTAGAAGAAGTCATTAAGGAGAACCCAGAGCTATTCGCTACCCTGAAGAAGAAGTACGGAACCGTCCCATGA
- a CDS encoding DUF2924 domain-containing protein, giving the protein MKLNVPKELAALEQMTVGQLQDRYVEVFGEAVRSRHRHYLIRRIAWRLQANAEGGLSERALRRAEELADDADVRTTPPRAANGVALARPGNTTVVRVAVAADPRLPTAGSQITRKYKGRTIAVTVLGDGFEYLGDRYRSLTAVAKTITGSHMNGFRFFGLEAKE; this is encoded by the coding sequence ATGAAGCTCAATGTTCCCAAGGAGTTAGCGGCGCTCGAGCAGATGACCGTCGGGCAACTCCAGGACCGCTACGTCGAGGTCTTCGGCGAGGCCGTCCGCAGTCGGCACCGCCACTACCTCATCCGCCGGATCGCGTGGCGGCTCCAGGCCAACGCCGAGGGCGGCCTATCCGAACGGGCCCTACGCCGGGCCGAGGAGCTGGCCGACGACGCCGACGTTCGCACCACGCCGCCACGGGCGGCCAACGGGGTGGCCCTGGCGCGCCCCGGCAATACGACCGTCGTCCGCGTGGCCGTTGCCGCCGATCCCCGCCTGCCGACCGCCGGTTCGCAGATTACCCGCAAGTACAAGGGCCGGACCATCGCCGTGACCGTCTTGGGCGACGGTTTCGAATACCTCGGCGACCGTTACCGATCGCTGACCGCCGTGGCCAAGACCATCACCGGCTCGCACATGAACGGCTTTCGGTTCTTCGGTCTGGAGGCGAAGGAATGA
- a CDS encoding recombinase family protein translates to MRRKGENGKAPPPPTVRCAIYTRKSSEEGLAQEFNSLDAQREAAEAYIASQKAEGWIALPTRYDDGGYTGGNIDRPALKTLLSDIEAGKIDCIVVYKVDRLSRSLMDFARIMQTFETHKVSFVSVTQHFNTTHSMGRLTLNILLSFAQFEREIIGERIRDKIAASRAKGKWTGGTPILGYDVDRSNGSPKLVVNAVESSRVRQIFELYLECGSLLPAVAELERRNWRTKVWATRSKKNRGGVAFDKCSLHALLTNIVYFGKVRHKDAIYAGEHEPIIPEDLFGRVQRKLQQNGRTGNAEMRNRHGALLRGLLHCKACGRSMNHTFTSRDNRRYRYYTCANVIKGGRRRCPTPSLPAAEIEKAVVDQIRCIGQDPGLIAETLKQTRAQAEAAIAGLTGERRTLENGLTRCHAKIRKAATGSVGRAVAECIAELTDQIGQAERRLVEIDGQIAEHRDNLVDEQDVAAALADFDNLWRMLSPREQARVIHLLVSRVEFDGDDSTIEVAFHPSGIKALGDDTRCDTVRAREAVA, encoded by the coding sequence ATGAGGCGCAAAGGCGAAAACGGCAAGGCTCCGCCCCCGCCGACGGTGCGGTGCGCCATCTACACCCGCAAGAGCAGCGAGGAAGGACTGGCCCAGGAATTCAATTCCCTCGACGCCCAGCGCGAGGCTGCCGAGGCCTACATCGCCAGCCAAAAGGCCGAGGGGTGGATCGCCTTGCCCACCCGCTATGACGATGGCGGCTACACCGGCGGAAACATCGACCGGCCGGCCCTCAAGACCCTGTTATCAGACATCGAGGCGGGCAAGATCGACTGTATCGTTGTATACAAGGTGGACCGTCTCAGCCGGTCCCTCATGGATTTCGCCCGGATCATGCAGACCTTTGAGACGCACAAGGTCTCGTTTGTCTCCGTCACCCAGCACTTCAATACGACACACTCGATGGGGCGCTTGACGCTCAACATTCTACTTTCCTTCGCCCAGTTCGAGCGCGAGATCATCGGCGAACGCATCCGCGACAAAATCGCAGCCTCCCGGGCCAAGGGCAAGTGGACCGGCGGCACGCCGATCCTGGGCTACGACGTGGACCGGTCGAACGGCAGCCCCAAACTCGTCGTCAACGCCGTTGAGTCGTCGCGGGTGCGCCAGATCTTCGAACTGTATCTGGAGTGCGGCTCGCTCCTGCCCGCTGTCGCGGAATTGGAGCGCCGCAACTGGCGGACCAAGGTGTGGGCCACCCGGAGCAAAAAGAATCGCGGCGGCGTCGCATTCGACAAATGCAGTCTCCACGCGTTGCTCACGAACATCGTCTATTTCGGGAAGGTTCGGCATAAGGACGCCATCTACGCTGGCGAGCACGAGCCGATCATCCCCGAGGATCTCTTTGGCCGCGTGCAGCGCAAACTCCAACAGAACGGCCGGACGGGGAACGCCGAGATGCGAAACCGCCATGGGGCGCTCCTGCGAGGCCTCCTGCACTGCAAAGCGTGTGGACGATCGATGAACCACACCTTCACGAGCCGAGACAACCGGCGGTATCGGTACTACACCTGCGCCAATGTCATCAAGGGCGGACGGCGGCGGTGCCCAACCCCGTCCCTACCGGCGGCGGAGATCGAAAAAGCGGTCGTGGACCAGATCCGCTGCATCGGCCAGGACCCCGGCCTGATCGCCGAGACGTTGAAGCAGACCCGCGCCCAGGCCGAGGCGGCGATCGCGGGATTGACCGGCGAACGGCGCACCTTGGAGAACGGGCTCACCCGTTGCCACGCGAAAATACGCAAGGCCGCGACGGGTTCGGTGGGTAGAGCCGTGGCCGAATGTATCGCCGAACTAACCGACCAGATCGGCCAGGCCGAACGGCGTCTGGTCGAAATCGATGGGCAGATCGCCGAGCACCGGGACAATCTTGTGGATGAACAGGACGTCGCGGCGGCGCTGGCCGACTTCGACAACCTCTGGCGTATGCTGAGCCCCCGCGAACAGGCCCGTGTCATCCACCTGCTGGTCAGCCGAGTGGAGTTCGACGGCGATGACAGCACCATCGAGGTCGCGTTCCACCCGTCGGGGATCAAGGCCCTGGGCGACGACACACGTTGCGACACCGTCCGGGCGAGGGAGGCCGTCGCGTGA